One window of Eisenibacter elegans DSM 3317 genomic DNA carries:
- a CDS encoding helix-turn-helix transcriptional regulator, whose protein sequence is MPVNKSAYARYRIIDDILNYKKIADLQFLREACERRLDTTFSERTIKKDIQDMRLDFDAPIVFDHYHKGYCYTHPFSMQTTMPLQSSDISALQFAVSTLSQFQEMPVFEDFKEAVDKIIKALKLKADNQHSNFIQFERVPFYKGSEWLSPIAQAIEARHPLRLQYRSFEMEEAQTRLHHPYLLKEYKHRWYVIGYDEQRESIRIFALDRIEALEPQTEHRYFRLEGFDADAYFKYALGITVLADQAPQDILLCFAPLQGKYIENQPLHPTQETRQTARGLEVKLRLVPSYELIAEILSYGESVKVLAPNSLRERIAEILDKATNLYRS, encoded by the coding sequence ATGCCCGTCAACAAAAGCGCCTATGCTCGTTATCGTATCATAGATGACATTCTGAACTACAAAAAGATAGCAGACCTCCAGTTTTTGCGCGAAGCTTGCGAGCGCCGCCTCGACACGACTTTCTCAGAGCGGACTATCAAGAAAGATATCCAAGATATGCGCCTCGACTTTGATGCCCCCATCGTCTTTGATCATTACCACAAGGGCTATTGTTATACACACCCCTTCAGTATGCAGACTACAATGCCCTTACAAAGCAGCGATATTTCGGCCTTGCAGTTTGCGGTAAGTACCTTGAGCCAGTTTCAGGAAATGCCGGTTTTTGAGGATTTTAAAGAGGCAGTAGATAAAATCATCAAGGCGCTCAAGCTCAAAGCCGACAACCAACACAGCAATTTTATCCAGTTTGAACGAGTACCTTTTTATAAAGGTAGCGAATGGCTTAGCCCGATAGCACAGGCTATCGAAGCCCGGCATCCTTTGCGCTTGCAATACCGTTCTTTTGAGATGGAAGAGGCGCAAACCCGCCTACATCACCCTTATTTGCTCAAAGAATACAAACACCGGTGGTATGTGATTGGCTATGATGAGCAGCGCGAAAGCATCCGCATATTTGCCCTCGACCGGATAGAAGCCCTAGAGCCACAAACCGAACACCGCTATTTCCGCCTCGAAGGCTTCGACGCAGACGCATATTTCAAATATGCGCTCGGCATTACTGTCTTGGCCGACCAAGCCCCCCAAGACATCCTCCTCTGCTTTGCCCCTTTGCAGGGCAAATATATCGAAAACCAACCCCTGCACCCTACCCAAGAAACCCGCCAAACAGCGCGGGGCTTAGAAGTAAAACTGAGGCTTGTACCCAGTTATGAACTCATTGCAGAGATATTGAGTTATGGAGAAAGCGTCAAAGTGCTGGCTCCCAATAGCTTGAGAGAAAGAATAGCCGAAATCTTGGATAAGGCTACCAACCTTTATCGAAGTTAA
- a CDS encoding tetratricopeptide repeat protein, whose protein sequence is MSIGISIFSFGLGLWGGGVWMRRQTANEASEANLPPREQASPIAPNTHQYVVHEETPVLEVRKETSRDLYYRKLFEEVTKFNISSDGLDYENLQMLADSHSKIGNLDEAIKLYDSAIERSVAAIVKDKAIMLYRAQAYGRVVQTLAEFPAHMYEEEARDGDNSLILAYANSHIKQGNYSKVIDFLEKLLPHFQNLSKELRYVLASAYEGQQSKESLQKALDYYQQIYLEDTSFRDVREKIDTLSP, encoded by the coding sequence TTGAGTATCGGCATCAGTATTTTTTCCTTTGGCCTTGGGCTATGGGGCGGAGGCGTGTGGATGCGCCGCCAAACGGCCAATGAAGCAAGCGAAGCCAATCTCCCACCACGGGAACAGGCATCGCCCATTGCCCCAAACACACACCAGTATGTCGTACACGAAGAAACACCAGTGCTCGAAGTACGTAAGGAAACCTCCCGTGATTTGTATTATCGCAAACTCTTTGAAGAGGTTACAAAGTTCAATATCAGTAGCGATGGGCTGGACTATGAAAACCTGCAAATGCTGGCCGATTCGCATTCCAAAATCGGAAACCTAGACGAAGCCATCAAGCTCTATGACTCAGCCATCGAACGCTCGGTAGCCGCTATTGTCAAAGATAAGGCCATTATGCTCTATCGTGCCCAAGCCTATGGGCGGGTAGTCCAGACCTTGGCCGAGTTTCCGGCGCACATGTATGAAGAGGAAGCCCGCGATGGTGACAACTCCCTGATTTTGGCTTATGCCAATAGCCACATCAAACAAGGAAACTACTCAAAAGTGATTGACTTCTTGGAAAAACTACTGCCCCACTTCCAAAACCTAAGCAAGGAGCTGCGCTATGTCTTGGCTTCGGCTTATGAAGGGCAACAAAGTAAGGAAAGCCTGCAAAAAGCGCTAGACTATTACCAGCAAATTTATCTTGAAGATACTAGCTTTCGAGATGTACGCGAAAAAATTGACACGCTCTCGCCTTGA
- a CDS encoding DUF2779 domain-containing protein: MNYLSKTDFNTARSCPTKLYYRKQFYPSARAEDPTQLNLANEGYVVGKLATLYYPEGIEINTGNNHEAALAQTKALLDAHEEVTIFEAAIASQGKWVRIDILRKRGQHFELIEVKSKSYTHHKSLHQQGLESYLEDLCFQYWVLQEAYPDSQIDPYLFLVNKDVKAPQDGLRQCFEVTEGDKTGNFRNIEVRVDEAAIAPWLTPQMPRFLALVPVKQALAKRLPTVKAAAVDMLNSLSTDPITCIPPKLENACLNCEFSLPHPKTGLSGRQTCWGDKFDIEDLHSVLRLNNASRSKAWQKWLEQGRTHLQDLAAEELQQTDRSGRAYIQWKHTLSQEEWISDSLATVIQKVRYPLYFIDFEVLRPALPLFAHNRPYASVPFQWSCHKLDKPDYNHLTHKGFLGLPDSFPGFEFAQSLLECLGQEGTILIWSSYEKTVLKEIHQQALQQNLQAIWIEQLDNLLHQEERWLDMEKIAKNHYFHPLMYNRTSIKVVLPAVLRATKDPRITQTLAQFEPQLSLLAYDEQGHLRNPYDLLPAINHHLNNGRQININQGLDAMQSYYSFIHDSPDKEARVQALLRYCKLDTLAMWIIWQHWTQWA, encoded by the coding sequence ATGAACTATCTTTCAAAAACTGATTTTAATACAGCCCGTAGTTGTCCTACAAAGTTGTATTACCGTAAACAGTTTTACCCTAGTGCTAGGGCCGAAGACCCTACCCAGCTCAATCTGGCCAACGAGGGTTATGTTGTCGGGAAATTAGCCACCTTGTATTATCCTGAAGGTATCGAAATCAATACTGGCAACAACCACGAGGCTGCATTGGCTCAAACCAAAGCCCTGCTCGACGCACACGAAGAGGTAACTATCTTTGAGGCCGCTATCGCCAGTCAGGGCAAATGGGTGCGCATCGATATCCTCCGAAAACGCGGCCAACATTTCGAGCTGATAGAAGTCAAATCCAAAAGTTATACCCACCATAAAAGCCTGCATCAGCAAGGACTGGAGAGTTACCTCGAAGACCTATGCTTTCAGTATTGGGTACTACAAGAGGCCTATCCCGACAGCCAAATTGACCCGTATTTGTTTTTGGTAAATAAGGATGTAAAAGCACCACAAGATGGCCTGAGGCAATGTTTTGAAGTAACAGAAGGGGACAAAACCGGCAACTTTAGAAACATTGAAGTGCGTGTAGATGAAGCAGCCATAGCGCCTTGGCTTACACCCCAAATGCCACGGTTTTTGGCGCTTGTACCCGTAAAGCAGGCCTTAGCCAAAAGGCTGCCTACTGTAAAGGCCGCCGCCGTCGATATGCTCAACTCACTGAGCACCGACCCAATAACCTGTATTCCCCCAAAGCTCGAAAACGCCTGCCTCAATTGTGAGTTTAGTCTACCACACCCCAAAACAGGGCTTAGCGGCAGACAAACTTGCTGGGGGGATAAGTTTGATATAGAAGACTTACACTCCGTCCTGCGACTCAATAATGCCTCGCGTAGCAAGGCTTGGCAGAAATGGCTCGAACAAGGCCGCACCCATTTGCAAGACCTAGCAGCCGAAGAGCTTCAACAAACCGACCGCAGTGGCCGCGCCTACATACAGTGGAAACATACCCTGAGCCAAGAAGAATGGATTTCGGATAGCTTGGCTACTGTGATACAAAAGGTCAGATATCCGCTGTATTTTATTGATTTTGAGGTGTTAAGACCGGCTCTGCCACTTTTTGCGCACAATCGCCCCTATGCGTCTGTGCCATTTCAGTGGAGTTGCCATAAGCTTGATAAACCTGATTACAATCACCTGACACACAAAGGGTTTCTTGGCCTACCAGATAGCTTCCCCGGATTTGAGTTTGCACAAAGTCTGCTCGAATGTTTGGGGCAAGAGGGGACTATCCTGATATGGTCATCATACGAAAAAACAGTACTCAAAGAAATACACCAACAAGCCTTGCAGCAAAACTTACAGGCTATCTGGATAGAACAACTCGACAACTTGCTGCATCAAGAAGAGCGTTGGCTCGATATGGAGAAAATAGCCAAAAATCACTATTTTCATCCACTGATGTACAACCGCACCAGCATCAAGGTAGTGCTACCGGCGGTATTGCGCGCTACCAAAGACCCACGCATTACCCAAACATTAGCACAATTTGAGCCGCAGCTTTCGCTCTTGGCCTATGACGAGCAAGGCCACTTGCGCAACCCTTATGACCTACTTCCGGCTATCAATCACCACCTCAATAATGGGCGCCAAATCAATATCAATCAAGGGCTTGATGCCATGCAGTCTTACTATTCGTTCATCCACGACAGCCCCGACAAAGAGGCAAGGGTGCAAGCCTTACTACGGTATTGTAAGCTAGACACCCTCGCTATGTGGATTATTTGGCAACATTGGACGCAGTGGGCTTGA
- a CDS encoding class I SAM-dependent methyltransferase — MTFEKKSYHDYVIKDGKFIGQFDEMYTAFSDPWRQSEQPNRFSRSAGITHLKEQNIRSVLECGCGLGYYADWIHQATGIVPKSVDISQVAIEKARILFPHLDFEVADIAKDLDKYTAYDCVLFSEIMWYILDDLESILQTLSSKFKGKYLLINQVFYKGTQQYGTEYFTNMNELIAYIPFTLVGHCEAKLTQDSTIETAVMFKI; from the coding sequence ATGACTTTTGAAAAAAAATCTTATCACGACTATGTTATCAAAGACGGTAAGTTCATTGGACAGTTTGATGAAATGTACACAGCCTTTTCAGATCCTTGGCGGCAATCTGAGCAGCCCAATAGGTTTTCTCGTTCGGCAGGGATTACACATCTAAAAGAGCAAAATATCCGCTCTGTATTGGAGTGTGGCTGTGGGTTAGGGTATTATGCTGACTGGATACATCAGGCTACTGGTATTGTTCCCAAAAGTGTGGATATTTCGCAGGTAGCCATCGAAAAAGCCAGAATACTTTTCCCTCACCTTGATTTTGAAGTTGCAGATATTGCTAAGGACTTGGATAAGTACACCGCCTATGATTGCGTGTTGTTTTCTGAAATTATGTGGTATATTTTAGATGATTTAGAATCGATACTGCAAACTCTTTCTTCGAAATTTAAGGGTAAATACCTTCTGATTAATCAAGTTTTTTACAAAGGAACACAGCAATACGGGACTGAGTACTTCACGAATATGAACGAGTTGATTGCCTACATCCCTTTTACGCTTGTAGGGCACTGTGAGGCTAAACTGACCCAAGACAGCACTATCGAAACGGCTGTGATGTTTAAAATATAA